The genome window GAAGGAGAGGATCTTCGCGCGGGTCGGAACGCGTTCTCCGGCGAGGACGAGCGGGCAATCGACGGGGCGGAAGGCGCCGAGCGCTTCCTCCTGGGCGCGGCGGGCGGCGTCGTCCCGGGCGAAATCGGTCAGGGGTTCGTTGCGGAATTCGGAGATCACGGCGCCATCTTCGGCGAGGGCCGGCGCCGCGTCAAGACCCGCCGGAAGATCATTCGGGATCTCCAAAGTAGAGCGCCTCGTCGAGGGAGGCGGGGGTCGAGCGGGAGGGGATCCGCAGGGGCGAGCCGCACTTGTAGCACTGAAGGGAGGCGCCGGGGCGGAACATCACGACGTTGTACTGCGTATCGCACTGGGGGCAGTAGACGATGAGGCCCTTCTGCGTTTCGGCGATCTTGCGGACCTGTTCGACCGTGAGGTACCCCTTGATGACCATGATGTCGCCCAGGCGCATGAAGCGGTCCCGGGGGAGCTGCTCCTGGAGGGCCAGGCATTCGGCGAGCTGCTCTTCGGTGCAGAAGCCCAGGCGGATGGCGACTTTGCCGAAAAGGTTGTCTTCGCGGACGGCGCGCTGGCGGGAGGAGGCCTGGCTGAGGATTTCCTGCTGGGCCTTCAGGATGCGCTCGAGGTCCTTGTCGCTGACGTACTTGAGCTCCATGAGGAGGACGCCGAGAGGCTTGTGGCCCTGCGCGAAGCGCTGAAGCTCGAGGGCTTCCTCGAGCTGGGCGCGGGTGACGATGCCCAGCCGCAGGGCGATCTGCCCGAAGAGGGCGTCGGCCTTCGTGCGGTGCTTATCCTCGCTGCTCATGGGCGTACCAGAGGAGTCCGACGAGGCTCTTGGCGTCACGGACGCGTCCGCGCCGGGCGAGTTCCAGGGCGCGCGCCAGGGGCATACGCGCCGTGCGGATGATCTCGTCGGCGTCGCCCGGGGCCCGGGCGGGGGAGAGGTCCCGCGCGACGAAAAGGTGCATGAGCTCGGTGCAGAAGCCCGGGGCGGTGTAGAACTCGGCCAGTTTTTGCCAGCGTCCCGCGCGGTACCCGGTTTCCTCCACGATTTCCCGGCGGGCCGTCGCCAGCGGCCGTTCGCCGGGCTCGAGCGTGCCGGCCGGGATCTCGTAGAGTTCGCGGCCGATCGAGGGGCGGAACTGGCGGATGAGGAGCACGTCGCCGTCGTCGAAGACCGGGAGGATCGCGACCGCCCCGGGGTGTTCGACGACCTGCAGCGTCGCGCGGCGGCCGTTGGGGAGATCCACGTCCCGGAGAACCAGGCGAAGAACGCGTCCCTGGAAGATCTCCCTGGCCCTCCGCACCCGGAATTTCACGTCCCCGATTCTAATGACGGGGGCGGGGAATGCAAAGGGTATCCAGGGGGAGCTACGGGTCGTTCTCGGCGGCGGGGGCGGAGAATCCCGTGGGGCGGGCTCCGGGCCCCTCCGGGGGGACCGGGGCGGGAGCGGAGCGCGCGTTTTCGCAGGCTTCGATCGTGGCCGAGGGGTCGTAGACGAAGCGATACTGCAGCGCGTCCAGCCAGTCGTAGACGGTCTCGAGCGAGACGAGAATTCCCAGATGCGGCACCGGCGTGGAGACCACGCCGTCGTAGGTGCAGACCATGACGGAGACGCCCAGAAGCTCGCGGGTTTCGCGGTGGAAGATGCCGCCGCCGGAATTCCCGAAGATCGTGGGGGCGTTCATCATCCAGAAATTCTCCCCGTTGACCTCCTTGGCGAGGGTGGCCACCTCGCCGAGGGTGGGCAGGGGATCGTGGCCCAGGGGGCAGCCGACGGCGTAGACGGGGGTGAAGACCTTGACGGCGCGGAGGGTTTCGCGGGAAGCCAGGCGGGCCACGTGCGGGAAGGAGCGTTCCGCGCGCAGGCGCAGGAGCGCCAGGTCGCGCCGCTCGTCGCAGGCCACGATGTCGGCGGGCACCAGATCGGCCGGCCGGCCGCGATCGTCGTAGACGCGGACATCGACGGGCAGGCGACGTTCGCCGGACTCCTCGCGCCGGACGGCTTTCTGGACGACGTGGAAGGCCGTGATGGCGTAGGTCTGGCCCGGCCGGCTGAAAAGGAGGGTGCCGCCGCCCACGCCGCCCAGGGCGTTGACCTGGACGGAGGGAGCCAGGACGTCCCGGTAGAGCCGTTCGACGTCGCACGCGGCGAGGCGTTCCCGGAGGGCTTCGAAGTCCGCGCGGGTCCGCAGGACATCGCGGGCGAGGCGCTCGGAGCCGGCGCGGCTTTCGGCGGTAAGGCGCCGCATTTCCGCCTCCGCGCCTTCCAGGCGCGCGCGCAGGTCGTCCACTCCGCGGGCGAACTCTCCGACCACGGCGGTCAGGAGCGCCAGTAGGAACCCGCCTGCCAGGGTTGCGCCCGCCCATCTCATTGGCCCATCCTCCATGGGGCTCGTGCGACAGCCTCCTTTGGGTCTTCGGCAAAGGGAGCCCGGAACTTGACTCTTAACAGCAACCCCTTGGGGGAAAGTGGGATATGTGGGTGCCCGGCGCGCCGTGAGCTTGCGTCCGGCGGGGGGGCCGGTATAATGGGAGCCTCATGCCTGAAGACCGAAAAGACCCTCAGCCTCCGGCGCCGGGCGGCACGATCGTGCCGGCCCTGGTCGAGGAGGAGATGAAGGATTCCTACCTCAACTACGCGATGAGCGTGATCGTCTCGCGCGCGCTGCCGGACGTGCGGGACGGCCTGAAGCCCTCGCAGCGGCGGATCCTGTACGCGATGAACGAGCTGGGGCTGGGCCCGCGCGCCAAGTTCCGCAAATGCGCCACGATCGTCGGCGAGACGATGGGGAAATATCACCCGCACGGCGACGCGGCGATCTATCCCACGCTCGTGCGTCTGGCGCAGGACTTCGCCACGCGGTATCTCCTCGTCCAGGGGCAGGGCAACTTCGGGACGATCGACGGCGACCCTCCGGCGGCCATGCGCTACACCGAGGCGCGCATGACCGAGTACGCCGTCCAGATGCTCGAGGACATCGACAAGGCCACGGTGGACTTCGTGCCGAACTTCGACGAGCGGTACGAGGAGCCGGTGGTCCTGCCCTCGAAGTTTCCGAACCTCCTGTGCAACGGCGCGGTCGGCATCGCCGTCGGCATGGCGACTTCGATTCCGCCGCACAACCTGGCGGAGGTGTGCGACGCCCTGATTCACCTGATCGCCCATCCGGAAGCGCCGCTGGCCGACCTCGTCAAGTTCATTCCCGGCCCGGATTTTCCGACGGGCGGCATCGTCTGCGGCACGG of Planctomycetota bacterium contains these proteins:
- a CDS encoding NUDIX hydrolase, whose product is MKFRVRRAREIFQGRVLRLVLRDVDLPNGRRATLQVVEHPGAVAILPVFDDGDVLLIRQFRPSIGRELYEIPAGTLEPGERPLATARREIVEETGYRAGRWQKLAEFYTAPGFCTELMHLFVARDLSPARAPGDADEIIRTARMPLARALELARRGRVRDAKSLVGLLWYAHEQRG
- a CDS encoding trypsin-like peptidase domain-containing protein, with the translated sequence MRWAGATLAGGFLLALLTAVVGEFARGVDDLRARLEGAEAEMRRLTAESRAGSERLARDVLRTRADFEALRERLAACDVERLYRDVLAPSVQVNALGGVGGGTLLFSRPGQTYAITAFHVVQKAVRREESGERRLPVDVRVYDDRGRPADLVPADIVACDERRDLALLRLRAERSFPHVARLASRETLRAVKVFTPVYAVGCPLGHDPLPTLGEVATLAKEVNGENFWMMNAPTIFGNSGGGIFHRETRELLGVSVMVCTYDGVVSTPVPHLGILVSLETVYDWLDALQYRFVYDPSATIEACENARSAPAPVPPEGPGARPTGFSAPAAENDP